In Salinigranum marinum, one DNA window encodes the following:
- the cbiQ gene encoding cobalt ECF transporter T component CbiQ: protein MTALLHVSTDLVGVVRAALETEETAAVDGFVQRLHPAVRLLGVVALLVAAALSADLVVLVGLLALAVALAVASRVPLRSFLARTLAVAALSGVVVLPQLILYPGPTAATLWGVEITHTGLAYVAVFETRVTASVALVTLLTLTTPFGTLVATLRRLGAPTTPTTLLALTYRYLFVSFAELHRALLARESRRLRPRGIAAEWRELGALSGSFLLRTIERGERVERAMRARGGARPATPYRRPRPLGVRDGLFTLTALGTLALVVLS from the coding sequence ATGACGGCCCTCCTCCACGTCTCGACCGATCTCGTCGGTGTGGTCCGCGCGGCGCTCGAAACCGAGGAGACGGCGGCGGTCGACGGCTTCGTCCAGCGACTCCACCCCGCCGTCCGGCTCCTCGGCGTCGTCGCGCTCCTCGTCGCGGCCGCGCTCTCGGCGGATCTGGTCGTCCTCGTCGGCCTGCTGGCTCTCGCGGTCGCCCTCGCGGTCGCGTCGCGGGTGCCGCTCCGATCGTTCCTCGCGCGGACGCTCGCCGTCGCGGCGCTCTCGGGTGTCGTCGTCCTCCCCCAGCTCATCCTCTACCCGGGGCCGACGGCAGCGACACTCTGGGGCGTCGAGATCACCCACACGGGGCTCGCGTACGTCGCCGTCTTCGAGACCCGCGTGACCGCGAGCGTCGCCCTCGTGACGCTCCTCACGTTGACGACGCCGTTCGGGACGCTCGTGGCGACGCTCCGGCGGCTCGGCGCGCCGACGACGCCGACGACGCTCCTCGCGCTCACCTACCGCTACCTGTTCGTGAGCTTCGCCGAGCTCCACCGGGCGCTGCTTGCGCGGGAGAGCCGACGGCTCCGCCCGCGCGGGATCGCCGCCGAGTGGCGCGAACTCGGGGCGCTCTCGGGGAGCTTTCTCCTGCGGACGATCGAACGCGGCGAGCGCGTCGAGCGAGCGATGCGGGCCCGGGGGGGTGCGCGACCGGCGACGCCGTACCGTCGGCCGCGGCCGCTCGGCGTGCGCGACGGCCTGTTCACCCTGACGGCGCTCGGCACGCTCGCGCTGGTGGTGTTGTCGTGA
- the gatC gene encoding Asp-tRNA(Asn)/Glu-tRNA(Gln) amidotransferase subunit GatC: protein MSDSPVDSEEVRHVADLARVDLADAEVEEFAAQFADILSYFDTLDDVPEIEADEDLVNVMRPDEVREGLSQEEALRNAAETEAGQFKGPRVS, encoded by the coding sequence ATGAGCGATTCGCCCGTCGACAGCGAGGAGGTGCGTCACGTCGCCGATCTGGCGCGTGTCGACCTGGCCGACGCGGAAGTCGAGGAGTTCGCCGCCCAGTTCGCCGACATCCTGTCGTACTTCGACACGCTGGACGACGTTCCCGAGATCGAGGCCGACGAGGACCTCGTGAACGTGATGCGGCCCGACGAGGTCCGCGAGGGGCTCTCACAGGAGGAGGCGCTCCGCAACGCCGCGGAGACCGAGGCGGGCCAGTTCAAGGGGCCGCGGGTGTCGTGA
- a CDS encoding NUDIX hydrolase has product METTRHFTATVYVVNEGATALHAHPGLGIRLPPGGHVDRDELPHETALREAREETGLDPTLLTDHREIASETSRAVPRPRHLMLADVNRFDDHVGHQHIDHVYFATVDSRAIAPDDGEEPAAAWDWYTAAELRAADVDEDVCALGTEAIETAAAD; this is encoded by the coding sequence ATGGAGACGACACGCCACTTCACCGCCACCGTCTACGTCGTCAACGAGGGGGCGACCGCCCTCCACGCACACCCGGGGCTCGGCATCCGTCTGCCGCCCGGCGGCCACGTCGACCGCGACGAACTCCCCCACGAGACCGCGCTCCGGGAGGCGCGCGAGGAGACCGGTCTCGACCCGACACTTCTCACCGACCACCGCGAGATCGCCTCGGAGACGTCGCGGGCGGTCCCGCGGCCCCGGCACCTGATGCTCGCCGACGTGAACCGCTTCGACGACCACGTCGGCCACCAGCACATCGACCACGTCTACTTCGCGACGGTCGACTCCCGTGCGATCGCGCCGGACGACGGCGAGGAACCGGCCGCGGCGTGGGACTGGTACACGGCTGCGGAGCTCCGCGCGGCCGACGTGGACGAGGACGTGTGCGCGCTGGGAACCGAGGCGATCGAGACGGCGGCCGCCGACTGA
- a CDS encoding pyridoxamine 5'-phosphate oxidase family protein, whose amino-acid sequence MARDPYGQWTGTPMDDADVDALLESNGWGVLALADDDEPYSIPISFGYDGQDVYFSFLRTGGASRKSTFIADGKTARLLVTTVRARFDWQSVAVTGPVASIDSHGDDWETLVGLLERNPWFSSAFEDAEDVEGIRGWRLAPTSVHGVEVRPGRD is encoded by the coding sequence ATGGCACGAGATCCGTACGGACAGTGGACGGGCACGCCCATGGACGACGCGGACGTCGACGCCCTCTTGGAGTCGAACGGGTGGGGCGTGCTCGCACTGGCCGACGACGACGAACCGTACAGCATCCCGATCTCGTTCGGGTACGACGGGCAAGACGTCTACTTCTCCTTCCTCAGGACCGGGGGAGCGAGCCGTAAGTCGACGTTCATCGCGGACGGGAAGACCGCACGGCTCCTCGTGACGACCGTCAGGGCCCGCTTCGACTGGCAGTCCGTCGCCGTGACCGGTCCGGTCGCATCGATCGACTCCCACGGCGACGACTGGGAGACGCTGGTCGGCCTCCTCGAACGGAACCCCTGGTTCTCCTCGGCGTTCGAAGACGCCGAGGATGTCGAGGGAATCCGGGGGTGGCGGCTCGCTCCGACGTCGGTTCACGGCGTCGAGGTCCGCCCCGGCCGCGACTGA
- a CDS encoding ABC transporter ATP-binding protein: MTAPVLRARDLRYAYPDGTVALDGVDLTVASGERVAITGPNGSGKSTLLQALGGLVEPADGRVEYFGETTNAEAVRERLGVLLQEPDDYLFNTTVRADVEYGPAQLGVPREEADDRVAALADALDLGDLLDKPPHRLSGGEKKRAALASVLAFEPDVLLLDEPVSAVDAPRTADVLDLLDRRCRAGATLVTVTPDVELLPRVADRIVVVGPTGTIVADGPVSDVLTDAETLATAGLEPPTVVRLFETLGWDDPPVDVDAAAERLAARGLARR, translated from the coding sequence GTGACCGCGCCGGTCCTCCGTGCGCGCGACCTCCGGTACGCGTACCCCGACGGGACCGTCGCGCTCGACGGCGTCGACCTCACCGTCGCGTCGGGCGAGCGCGTGGCGATCACTGGCCCGAACGGGTCGGGGAAGAGCACGCTCCTGCAGGCGCTCGGCGGCCTCGTCGAACCCGCGGATGGACGGGTCGAGTACTTCGGCGAGACGACGAACGCCGAGGCGGTCCGCGAGCGACTCGGCGTCCTTCTGCAAGAGCCCGACGACTACCTGTTCAACACGACGGTGAGAGCGGACGTCGAGTACGGCCCCGCCCAACTCGGCGTGCCGCGCGAGGAGGCCGACGACCGCGTGGCGGCTCTCGCCGACGCGCTCGATCTCGGCGACCTGCTCGACAAGCCACCGCACCGCCTGAGCGGCGGCGAAAAGAAGCGCGCCGCACTGGCGAGCGTCCTCGCGTTCGAACCGGACGTGCTCCTCCTCGACGAGCCCGTGAGCGCCGTCGACGCGCCACGGACGGCCGACGTGCTCGACCTGCTCGACCGGCGCTGTCGAGCGGGAGCGACCCTCGTGACCGTCACGCCCGACGTCGAACTGCTCCCCCGGGTGGCCGACCGGATCGTCGTCGTCGGCCCCACGGGAACCATCGTCGCCGACGGTCCCGTCTCGGACGTGTTGACCGACGCCGAGACGCTGGCGACCGCGGGGCTCGAACCGCCCACGGTCGTCCGCCTCTTCGAGACACTCGGCTGGGACGATCCGCCGGTCGACGTCGACGCGGCTGCCGAGCGACTCGCCGCTCGGGGTCTCGCGCGCCGCTGA
- a CDS encoding transcription initiation factor IIB, which produces MTESVRSYDRNRSRARARESEDESTESTEESLHCPECNGPLATDTEHGETVCEHCGLVVEEDEIDHGPEWRAFDSKEKDQKSRVGAPTTNMMHDKGLSTNIGWQNKDAYGNSLSSRQREKMQRLRTWNERFRTRDSKERNLKQALGEIDRMASALGLPDSVRETASVIYRRALGEDLLPGRSIEGVSTASLYAAARQAGTPRSLDETAAVSRVEKDEIARTYRYIVRELKLEIKPADPEQYVPRFASDLDLSDESERRARQLLQNAKKQGVHSGKSPVGLAAAAVYAASLLTNEKVTQSEVSDVANISEVTIRNRYHELLEAEEQVQLG; this is translated from the coding sequence ATGACCGAAAGCGTGAGAAGCTACGACCGAAACCGGAGTCGCGCACGCGCGCGCGAAAGCGAGGATGAATCGACGGAGTCCACCGAGGAGTCCCTCCACTGCCCCGAGTGCAACGGCCCGCTCGCGACCGACACGGAGCACGGCGAGACCGTCTGCGAACACTGCGGCCTCGTGGTCGAAGAGGACGAGATCGACCACGGCCCCGAGTGGCGGGCGTTCGACTCGAAGGAGAAAGACCAGAAGTCCCGTGTCGGCGCGCCCACGACGAACATGATGCACGACAAGGGGCTGTCGACGAACATCGGCTGGCAGAACAAGGACGCCTACGGCAACTCCCTGTCGTCCAGGCAGCGCGAGAAGATGCAACGACTTCGCACCTGGAACGAGCGCTTCCGCACGCGCGACTCGAAAGAGCGTAACCTCAAGCAGGCGCTCGGCGAGATCGACCGCATGGCCTCGGCGCTGGGACTCCCGGACAGCGTCCGCGAGACCGCGTCGGTGATCTACCGCCGAGCGCTCGGTGAGGATCTCCTCCCCGGCCGCTCGATCGAGGGCGTCTCCACCGCCTCGCTGTACGCTGCGGCCCGACAGGCCGGCACCCCCCGATCGCTCGACGAGACCGCCGCCGTCTCTCGCGTCGAGAAGGACGAGATCGCCCGGACGTACCGCTACATCGTCCGCGAGCTCAAACTCGAGATCAAGCCCGCCGACCCCGAGCAGTACGTCCCGCGGTTCGCCAGCGACCTCGACCTCTCCGACGAGTCCGAGCGCCGCGCCCGCCAACTCCTCCAGAACGCCAAGAAGCAGGGCGTCCACTCGGGCAAGTCCCCGGTGGGGCTCGCCGCCGCCGCGGTGTACGCGGCCTCGCTCCTCACGAATGAGAAGGTCACCCAGTCGGAGGTCTCCGACGTCGCGAACATCTCTGAGGTGACGATCCGCAACCGCTACCACGAACTGCTCGAAGCCGAAGAGCAGGTCCAGCTCGGCTGA
- the gatA gene encoding Asp-tRNA(Asn)/Glu-tRNA(Gln) amidotransferase subunit GatA, whose protein sequence is MGELNAFITEAEVAGADDGPLAGSTVAVKDNISTEGVRTTCGSAMLSDYVPPYDATVVSRLKAAGATIVGKSNMDEFGMGTTTETSAFGPTRNPVDTDRVPGGSSGGSAAAVAAGAVDLALGSDTGGSIRCPAAFCGVVGIKPTYGLVSRYGLVAYANSLEQIGPIAPTVEDAAALLDVLAGADERDSTTVDEGDDSDYAAAADGDVDGLTLGIPTELVEGADERVVETFWESVSRLEAQGATYEEVSLESVEHALAAYYVIAMSEASSNLARFDGVRYGLSSEAGNWNEAFAAVRDEGFGAEVKRRILLGTYALSAGYHDKYYKKAQDARAWVRQDFETVFESVDLVASPTMPVLPPELGESLDDPLQLYLMDANTVPVNLANLPAISVPAGDADGLPVGLQLVAPKFDEATMIRAASAVEE, encoded by the coding sequence ATGGGCGAACTGAACGCGTTCATCACCGAAGCCGAGGTGGCCGGCGCCGACGACGGCCCCCTCGCCGGCTCGACGGTCGCCGTCAAGGACAACATCTCGACCGAGGGCGTCCGGACCACCTGCGGGTCGGCGATGCTTTCCGACTACGTTCCGCCGTACGATGCGACGGTCGTGTCTCGACTGAAAGCGGCCGGCGCGACCATCGTCGGCAAGTCGAACATGGACGAGTTCGGCATGGGGACGACGACCGAGACGTCCGCGTTCGGCCCCACGCGCAACCCCGTCGACACCGACCGGGTCCCCGGCGGCTCCTCGGGCGGGTCGGCGGCGGCCGTCGCCGCCGGCGCGGTCGACCTCGCGCTCGGCTCCGACACCGGCGGGTCGATCCGGTGCCCCGCGGCGTTCTGCGGCGTCGTCGGCATCAAGCCGACGTACGGGCTGGTCTCCCGCTACGGGCTCGTCGCCTACGCCAACTCCCTCGAACAGATCGGGCCGATCGCCCCCACGGTGGAGGACGCCGCGGCGCTCCTCGACGTGCTCGCAGGCGCGGACGAACGCGACTCGACGACCGTCGACGAGGGCGACGACTCGGACTACGCCGCTGCCGCCGACGGCGACGTCGACGGGCTCACGCTTGGGATCCCCACCGAACTCGTCGAGGGGGCCGACGAGCGCGTCGTCGAGACGTTCTGGGAGTCGGTTTCGCGGCTCGAAGCACAGGGGGCGACGTACGAGGAGGTCTCGCTCGAATCCGTCGAGCACGCGCTGGCGGCGTACTACGTCATCGCCATGTCCGAGGCATCCTCGAACCTCGCGCGGTTCGACGGCGTCCGCTACGGGCTCTCGAGTGAAGCGGGCAACTGGAACGAGGCGTTCGCGGCGGTCCGCGACGAGGGGTTCGGAGCGGAGGTCAAACGCCGGATCCTCCTGGGGACGTACGCCCTCTCGGCCGGCTACCACGACAAGTACTACAAGAAGGCCCAGGACGCCCGCGCGTGGGTCCGCCAGGACTTCGAGACCGTCTTCGAGTCGGTCGACCTCGTCGCCTCGCCGACGATGCCGGTCCTCCCGCCCGAACTCGGCGAGAGCCTCGACGACCCGCTCCAACTGTACCTGATGGACGCCAACACCGTCCCGGTGAACCTGGCGAACCTCCCCGCGATCTCGGTGCCGGCGGGCGACGCCGACGGGCTCCCCGTCGGGTTACAGCTCGTGGCCCCGAAGTTCGACGAGGCGACGATGATCCGGGCGGCGAGCGCAGTCGAAGAGTGA
- a CDS encoding PDGLE domain-containing protein, producing MSASAVTRPWLRRSLVAVGVLVLLAPVFALAAGAVGYAEPLENVAEATGAVEHERTLLGSPLPDYSVPGTGTVVGTLVSGVVGTAITLGVALGVGRLLDRNPDP from the coding sequence GTGAGCGCCTCGGCCGTGACCCGCCCGTGGCTCCGCCGCTCGCTCGTCGCCGTCGGTGTGCTGGTGTTGCTCGCGCCGGTGTTCGCGCTGGCCGCCGGCGCGGTCGGCTACGCCGAACCGCTGGAGAACGTCGCCGAGGCGACCGGCGCGGTCGAACACGAGCGGACGCTCCTCGGAAGCCCCCTCCCCGACTACTCCGTCCCGGGCACCGGAACGGTCGTCGGCACGCTCGTCTCGGGGGTCGTCGGCACGGCGATCACCCTCGGCGTCGCGCTCGGCGTCGGCCGGCTACTCGACCGCAACCCCGACCCGTGA